Part of the Fusibacter sp. A1 genome is shown below.
TGTTTCCGGTACCTTGTCCGATAAGTTCGGCACGCTCAATGTGCTTAAGCTGATCTTCGTGATTACGATCGCATCACTCCTGTCACTAAGCTTCTTAGCGGATATCAAAGCGGTATTCTACCTAAGCGTTATCGGTGTGGCAGTGGGTTACGGCGGTTTCCTGGCACTTTTCCCTACGTTCACAAATCAAGAGTTCGGTTCATTCAGATACGGATCCAACTATGGTGTGGTTTACCAGGCATACGGCCTTGCGGCACTATCCGGTATCTTCATCAAGTCAATGGTCGGTAGTTATACGACTACATTCATCTTCTCGGCGGTTGCCGCGATGATCGGTCTTGGACTTTCCTTCTTCATCAAAGAGAGAGCGAAAGAAGAAGCTACTGCTAAAACAACTAAATCGGCATAGTAAAAAGGCAAAAAATCAGACCACTCGAATGAGTGGTCTTTTTATTTCATTCTATTAGCGAACCGCTCTAGCAAGAGTTTCCCTTCCATCGATCATCTGCTTCCAAACAATCGATCCAAGTACGACCCCTCCACCGATCAGCGAGTACACCGTCGGCTTCTCACCGATGAAGATCAAGACCCAGAGCGGATTGAAGAGGGGTTCTATGACCGGTATCAGAGCGGCTTCAAGCGCTGTCACATGTTGAACCGATTTTGTGAACAAGACATATCCAAGCCCTAATTGAAAAATCCCAAGCACTAGAATGCTGGACACGCTTTGAACCGTGATGGACGGTGGAAAGAGCAATGCGAAGGGTAGCGCCAGGACAAACAGAATCGCACTTCCCAAAAGTGTCATATGAAGCGGATTGTTTTCTTTTTTACGATTCATCACAAGAATCATCACCGCAAGCATGATACCCGCTAGGATAGCAAGGAGGTTTCCCAGCATGTTTCCGACCGACAGGTTTCCGACAAAAAACAGGACCATGCCCGTCATCACAGATAGGATCACCAGCACATCCCTTTTGCGAAGCACTTCCTTGTACACTACTGTAGAGATCATCAAAACCCATATGGGTGCGGTAAACTGAAGCAAGATCGCATTGGTCGAGGTCGTCAGCTTATTGGCAAAGATAAAGCAGGTTGCAAGTGTCGCATAGCAAACGGCGCCTATCCAGACGTCCTTTGAAAACCGCTTTGGCAGTTTTCCTGAAAAGAACAGCATGAGACTACCTGCGATACCGCTTCTTATCCCTGCGATGACTAACGGATGCCAGTCTACAAGTTTGATGAACAAACCGCCTAAGCTCCATAAGAGAGCGGCGCATACCATGTATATAATCGCTTTATTTCTACTCATTCTCAACCTCGTTTTTATGTCTTTAATGACATTATAGGGCCCAGGCAATTATTTGTAAATTAAAAAAGCTCCCCGTAGGGGAGCCAGTTATTTTGAATAGTTCAAAAGCGTTTTTATCACGTTTTCCATCTGCTTCTTATCCACCAGATTACCATCGTCGTCTGTGACCATGCACTGCATCGCATGCTCTTCCATGATGACGATTCCCACCTTATGGACACTCGATTTGATTGCTGCGATCTGTAGCAGGATGTCCTCACACGGCTTATCCTCTTCAATCATCTTCTCTATGCCTGCGATGTGTCCCTTGATTGTTTTCAGCCTATTGATAATCTTTTTCTTCGCATCATTCATAATAGCCCCTCCTATTGTCTTGCGTTCTCTACTAGCTTTAAAAACTGCTCTTTATTTATCGTTCCGACATGGTAATCTGTGATGATCCCATCGGGACCGACGACCACACTCGTTGGAATCGAACGCACTTTGTAATCTCTTGCAGCAACACTTTTTTCATCTAAGAGTATCGGAAAAGCGATTTCGAATTCCTCGAGCAGCGCATACATGTCCTCTAACTTATCCTGTTCAGTCAGGTTGATTCCTAAAACGACGACACCATCGTCCTTGTTTTCAAGATAGGCTTCGTTGATGTAGGGCATCTCTGCTCTACAAGGGGGACACCAGCTTGCAAAGAAGTTGAGTATCACTACTTGTCCCTCGAAATCGGATAAGGATACAGGGTTGCCGTCTATGTCATCAAGACTCACGTCAATCGCCTTCTTACCCGGTAAAAATCCTTCTTCTACACTCGCCTCTTCGACAGCTTCAGAAACAGCCTCCGTACTTTCCTGCTCATCCGCTTGAACGGTTTGAGGCTGATCGCCTTTTGGCGGTTCTATAGAAAGATTGACTGGCTGACAGGCCAGAAGTATCACGCTGAGTACGATGAGCAGTACACTTACCATTATTTTTTTCATATTTCGCTCCTTTACGAGAAGAATGCTGTTATCTTATTGAGATAATTGAAGTAAATCATAAATCCTACGGCGATAATCAGAAGTCCTGACAGGACTTTGACGACATGCAGATACTTTCCCGACTTTTCAAGCAGGATCACAAGCTGACTCATGAGCAGCACCGAAGCTATAAATGGAATCATGAAACCGAAGGCATAGATCAGCAGTAAGAACATTCCTGTTCCAATCGTCTGACTGTTCGCAGCGTACAAAAGCACCGTAGCCAGTATGGGGCCGACACAGGGAGTCCATCCAAAGCTGAAGGCCATTCCCATAACCACCGCAGTACCGAATTTTGCTTTTTTCGCACGAACCCTTACTTTACGTTCTCTCATCAGGAAACTTGGTTTGATGATTCCGAGCTGAAAGACCCCCAGTAGGATGACAAGTATACCGAATACTTTTCTTAAGGTATCTGAAATTCCAAGTAAAAATCCGCCCACGCTCGTCGCGACCGCGCCAAGTAAAATGAAGACCAGTATGAGTCCTATGAAAAAGCCTGCTCCGTTCACATATAATTTTCTCCTGCTTCCACCTTCCTCATCCATCTCACCGGCTAGAAACCCGGCTAACATGGGAATCAGAGGCACGATACATGGCGAGAAAAAGGACAGCAGACCTGCTAGCCATACACCAAAATAGGTTATTTGCACGTTCAGCTCCTTATCATTGATTAAAAATCAAGGCTGTTTCATAAGAAACAGCCTCGTTTGTCATGTTGCTTTATTATACTATACCCCCACGGGGGTGGCTAGTCAATTAGATAAACAAATTCACATTCGATTCTTCCGCAGCGCCTAAATAAGAAGCGACACCGCCGAATTCAATACCATCGATCAGCTCATCTTTTGTGATTCCCATCAGATCCATGCTCATGGTACAGGCAACGATTCTAACACCGTTATCGATCGCCTGCTGCATCAGTTCTTCAAGTGAATCCACATTGTGCTTTTTCATGACCATCCTAACCATCTTAGGACCCATTCCAAACATATGCATGTTCGAAAGACCAAGTCGCTTTGAGCCTCTAGGCATCATTCCGCTAAACATTCTTGCAAGGAAATCTTTTTTGACAGACACCTTATCGTGTTTTCTAAGAATGTTAAGTCCCCAGAAGGTGAAGAACAAGGTAACCTGTCTTCCCATTGCCGTCGCACCGTTGGCGATGATGAAGGTCGCAACAGCCTTATCGAACTCGCCGCTAAATACGACCATCGACTTGTCTTCAGGCATTTTGGACTGAGTTCCGCTATGCATGATAGGGTGACCTTTTTTTATGACCGCATAAAATTCATTGGACCTTTTTCCAGAATCGATCAGGGTATTTCCAGTGCGTTTGCACCACGTCTTGATATCTGATGCAAAGCCGGGATCTGTAGCAGCTACTTCAAGGATGTCGCCACGATTCATCTCATCCATTCGCTTATACACTTGCATGATCGGTCCTGGACACTGTAAGCCGCAAGCGTTTAGTTTTACATTTACCCCAGTGCCCTCATTAAAAGACTGATCAGCGTCAGAATCACCCGAATCGTTGAAGTCGGCATCGGCTTCCTCAGAAGGAATCGGACACGAATGGTCGATATCGCTGTGCACCATCTTATAGCTCGTATAACCGCCGTTTAAGTTCTTCACGTTCTCAAATCCTAGGTTGTTAAGGATTCTTGAGGCCACATAACCTCTAAGTCCGATCGCGCAGTAGATGATGATCTCTTTAGTTCTATCGAGCTCTTCCACTCTTTCACGTAGGCTGTTGACAGGTATGTTCATCGAACCTTCTACAAAGCCGAAATCACGTTCTTCAGGGTCACGTACATCGAGGATGATTGTCTTATCAAAATCGATGTCCGTCATCTCATGGGCGTTCACATAATCCATTTTTCCAGTCAAGACGTTTTCCGCTACAAAAGCGATCATGTTTGCAGGATCTTTAGCAGAACTGTAAGGTGGTGCGTAAGCAAGCTCTAAGTTTTTCAAGTCGTTTACAGTTCCACCGAATCGGATAGCTGTTGCGATTACGTCAATACGCTTGTCTACTCCCACATAACCGACAGCTTGCGAACCAAGAATTTTTCCGTCCGTTGCGTAAATCAGTTTCAGCGCCATTGGAATCGCGCCCGGATAGTAGCCCGCATGTGATTTTACATGGATGAGTGTGGAATGATAGTCCTTTTTATAAATCTTACCCATACGGGCAAGTGTCTTTTCATTTAATCCTGTATTTGCAACCGTAAGGTCGTATACTTTTGCAATAGAAGTACCTTGTGTACCCTTATAGGTCTCTTCGATACCGCAGATGTTGTTGGCAACAATCCTACCTTGCTTGTTGGCAGGTCCTGCAAGCGGAACCATCGCCTTTTCACCTGTGATGAACTCATCGACCTCGATCGCATCGCCAAGTGCATAGATATTCGGATCTTCCGTTTTCATGTGCTTGTCTACGATAATTCCACCGCGGGCGTTCACTGGAAGCTTTGCCAGTCTTGCAAGTTCTGACTGAGGCTTCACACCGATAGAGAGCATGACGATCTCCGCATCCACAGTTTCGCCGCTTTCAAGGTAAATTGTAGTTACACCGTTCTTGTACTCGAACTTTTGAACGCCGTCATTAAGGAACAATCTGACGCCCTGGTCACCCAAGTGATGATGTACGATTTCTGCCATATCCTTGTCGATAGGAGTCATGACCTGGTCCGCTTTTTCGATTAGAGTGACATCAAGCCCTCTTTCAGAAAAGTTTTCAGCCATTTCGATACCGATGAATCCTCCACCGATGACAGCCGCTCTTCTTGGTCTGATCGTATCTACAAAGTTCTTGATCGCATCTGTGTCGGGAATATCCCATAGTGTGAAGATATTGGGTGAGTCGATTCCTTGGATAGGTGGCTTAAGCGGTGTGGAACCAGGGGAAAGGACCAATACGTCATAGCTCTCCTCGTAAGTCTCACCAGTATCCACTTTTTCCACTTTCACAGTCTTTGCTTCCCTGTTTATATCGACCACTTTATTTTTGACGCGCACATCGATATTGAATCTTGCTTTCATCGCTTCTGGAGTTTGAACAAGCAGAAGGTCACGCTCTTTGATCGTCTCGCCGATATAGTACGGCAGTCCACAGTTTGCGAAGGAAATGTAATCCCCTTTTTCAAACATGATGATTTCAACATTCTCATCTAATCTTCTAAGTCTGGCAGCAGTTGAGGCTCCACCGGCAACTCCACCGACAATAAGTACTTTCTTATCCATTGAATATTTCTCCTCTCGAAACCCCCTACCCTTAGGGGTTGTCTTGTGTTAATATAATAACTAACAAACTGCGGTCTTGTCAATACTTTTTTAACCCCTCCCTTGCAGGGGGTGTTTTTTCAACACAGGGAGTGAGCATTTTCAATCGTTATATATTCAATTATTCAGATATTACGTTTTTGTAGCAATGTTGATAAAGAGGTCTGTTGAATGTAGAATGCGGAGTGTAGAAACCCTTGCACCTTTGGTGCGTGGGAAGTTGCCTGCCAAGCGCAGCTTCTAAGGATTCCACAAACTAAATTCCACATTCCACAAATCCCTGCCATCCCACATTCACCTAAAAAAAGAGCAACCCATCAAGATGGATTGCTCTTTTACTAATAGTTAACCTAAAAACTGTTCTAAATCATCTTCCACTGATCCGATACCGTTGATGCCGAAGCTTTCAACCAGTACTTTAGCCACATTCGGTGAAAGGAATGCTGGAAGTGTAGGTCCTAATTTGATGTTCTTGACGCCTAGGAAGAGGAGGGCAAGCAAGACGATGACGGCCTTTTGCTCGTACCAGGCGATGTTGTAAGCGATTGGAAGTTCGTTGATGTCGTTAAGCTCAAACACTTCTTTAAGTTTAAGCGCGATGACAGCAAGTGAGTAAGAATCGTTACATTGACCTGCGTCAAGCACTCTTGGAATACCGCCGATATCACCAAGGTTCAACTTGTTGTATCTGTATTTCGCACAACCCGCAGTAAGAATCACTGTGTCTTTCGGTAATTTTTCTGCAAACTCAGTGTAGTAGTTTCTGTCTTTCATTCTACCGTCGCAGCCTGCCATGACGAAGAACTTTTTGATAGCGCCAGTCTTAACAGCATCAACCACCTTGTCTGCAAGGGCAAGCACTTGATTGTGAGCGAAGCCGCCGACAATCGTACCTTCTTCGATTTGAGTCGGAGCAGGTAATTTTTTAGCGTGTTCGATGATTTCTGAGAAGTCCTTCTGTCCGCCATCCACTCTGTCGGCGATATGCTTGAATCCTGGGAACCCGGATGCGCCAGTCGTGTAAACTCTATCCGCATAATCCGCTTTTGGAGGCACGATGCAGTTTGTAGTAAACAGAACAGGACCGTTGAATGTAGCGAATTCCTCTTTTTGTTTCCACCAAGCGTTGCCGTAGTTGCCTACGAAATGCTCGTATTTTTTAAACGCGGGATAGTAGTTGGCTGGAAGCATTTCTGAGTGGGTGTATACATCCACGCCGGTACCCTCTGTTTGCTTAAGCAGCTCTTCCATATCCTTAAGGTCATGACCAGAAATCAGGATCGCCGGCTTGTTTCTTGTTCCGATGTTCACTTCAGTAAGCTCTGGATTACCGTAAGCTTCTGTATTGGCAGCATCAAGCAGTGCCATGACGTCAACACCGAATTTACCTGTTTCAAGAACAAGTGCCACTAACTCGTCAGCAGACATCGTATCGTCAAGTGTCGATACTAGCGCTCTTTCGATGAATGCGAAGATCTCAGCATTTGCTTTTCCTAAGTTTAGTGCGTGCTCACCGTATGCGGCCATGCCTTTTAATCCGTAAATCACAAGTTCTCTAAGAGAACGAACGTCTTCATTTTCTGTTGCAAGCACGCCCACTTCAGCCTCAACCGCTTTAGTATCGTAGTGCGCACGTGCAAGTTCGAATGTGGCAGAAGTATGGTAAGCCTTGTCAGCAAGTTTGCCTGCTGCCTCTAATTTACCTTTTAACTCGTCACGCTTGTTCAGTACCGCTTCAATTCTATCTTTTAACGCCTCATTGTCAAAGTTTGCATTTGTGATGGTCGAGAATAGACCGTCCACCATAATTCGGTCCGTATCCGAATCGTTAAGACCAGCAGCTCTTGCCTGGCCGGCATATTCCGCCAAGCCTTTTAGCGAATAGATCAACAGATCCTGGATTCCTGCAGTTTCAGGCTGCTTACCGCATACGCCTACTTTATTACAACCCTTACCACCAGCTGCTTCTTGACATTGATAACAAAACATACTCATCGTGTAATTCTCCTTTCAGATCGGGTCTACTTTTTAAGACCTTCCAGTGTAATGGTTACTTCGTTATAAGTAACAATCATGCCTGAATTCAGCATGGCTTGTTTAACCGCTGAGACGATGCCGCCGCAGCAAGGAACTTCCATTCTGACAACGGTGATGCTCTTTGGTGCGTTTTCACCGAAAATCGTTGTCAACTTTTCGATGTAGTAGTTATTATCATCAAGCTTCGGGCACCCGATCAGCGCCACTCTGCCCTTAATGAACTCCTTATGAAAATCAGCGTATGCAAATGCAGTACAGTCGGCGGCGATCAACAGATCTGCCCCTTTAAGGTACTCGGCTTTCGGATTCACTAGGTTCAGCTGCACCGGCCAGTTCGTAAGTTGCGAGAGGGCCTGGTTGTAATCATCCACCTCTTTGACAGAAACCTTCTGGATACTTTCCCTAGGCTTTATGGCTTTTGCCATCGAACCAGGGCACCCGCAGGCAAGTTCTTCCTCAACCGGCTGACTCACAGCGGCGATCCTCTCATCGACCGCTTCCTGTGAATACTCCTCGGCTTCACGCTCGATCATCCTGATAGCCCCTGTCGGACAGTTGGGCAGACAATCGCCTAAGCCGTCGCAGTAGATGTCGCTGACAAGTTTCGCTTTGCCGTCGACCATCTGGATCGCGCTTTCGTGACATGCGCTTACACATAGCTCACAACCGTTACAGAGCTTTTCATCTATTTCGATTATTCTTCTTTTCATCACGCACCCCTCTCTCTTATATCCAATTTAACCACTTGTAATCACAAAATGCGGTAACCTATGTTACAATTATGTTGAGATGCGCTTTCAAGTAGCTTTTCTCTTCTTTCAATAACTAAATGATAGCAGACCAAACTTAAATTGACGGTAACCGATGTTACCGAGGAGATACTTATGGAGACAAACTGGGTAAACGACTGTATTTTATTTCGAGGCTTCGACAAAAAGGAACTTGAAGATACGATCCGATTGAGATTCCTGCGGTTCAAATCCTATAAAAAGGGTGAAGTTATCGTTCATGAAGGAGATCCCGTCACTGGAATCGGTATTGTAAGAGAAGGCACGGCAGAAATTCAATCGATCTATCCTTCCGGCAAGGTTTTGACACTCGTCAGACTCTCAAGAGGAGATGTGTTCGGCGAGGCTGTCGTGTTCAGCAAGAATCCGACGTATCCCGTCACGGTGGTCGCGCTTACGGACATCACAGTGGGTTTCATCGCCACCGATCTCCTTCTTGAGCTCTTTCACGATTACCCGCTGGCGCTGAACAACTACCTGAACGTCCTCTCAAACAAGCTGACGACGATGAACAAGAAGATCAAGAACCTTTCGCTGGATACCATCAGAAAAAGGGTGGCGAATTTCCTACTGATGCAGTATAAGAATAAAGGAACAAAAATGTTTCAGACGGGACTCACCCGCAAGTCCATGGCGGACCTGATGGGCATACAAAGGCCCTCTCTCTCAAGGGAGCTGATGAAAATGAAGGAAGACGGTCTGATCGACTACGATGGGGAGACGTTCAAGATTCTGGATATCGAAAGACTTGAGGAGTCACTCAACTGAAAAACTGCAAATGGAGACAAAATAAAAAGCTTCCCGTGATGGGAAGCTTTTCTTCTTGCTATCCTAGAAGTTCATCTAGTCTTTTTTTATCAAAACCTTGAACGATATCTTCTTCGACTTGGATTACAGGAACGCCCATGAACCCTTGGTCCATCAGTTCTTTTCTTGCTTCCATATCCGTAGAAACGTTCTTTTCTGAGTAAGATACGCCTTTAGCATCAAGGTAACGTTTTGCTTCGTGGCAGTATCCGCATGTGTTAGATGTGTAAATTACAACGTTTTTCATTGTTAATCCTCCATTCAATTATCCCCTGTATATGGGGCTTATATTGTCATTGTAATTGAGGTGACGGATGTTGTCAACCTACGCATTATGTTTATATCCAAATTTGTACGGATTCAATCATCCAAGTCGCAATCTTCGAGAATCACTTGCAATAATCATTTGACTTATCTAAAATGAAACCATCACTAACAAAGGGGATGACATATGACTGTTTGGAAAACACGTGGCAAACGTGGCGACGCGCTTGAAGATTTGATCCTACTGAGCAACGACTTTTACCAGACCCACGGCATCGCCCGGGTGGATAAGGCTGCGACTCCGGTTACCGTTGTGGAGTTGGACGGCAAGGGTCTGATCACCAAGGCCTATTTTGAAAAAAAGGCGACCATCGACTTTTACGGCATCGTTCAAGGTATTTACATCACCTTCGACGCGAAGGAAACCCATCAAAAATCGCTGCCGCTAAAAAACATACATGCCCATCAGGTGGACTACATGCGCGATGTCACAAGGCAGGGCGGACTCGCCTTCTTAATCGTTCATTTCAAACACGACGACACCTATTACCTGCTCCCGTTCGAGCTCCTTGAAACCTACTACCAAAAAGCTCAGTTCGGGGGGCGAAAGTCCATTCCCTATACTGAAATGGCGGACGAATTCAAGATAAAGCGCGAAAAAAACGGCATCCTGGCTTACCTGAATGCCGTCAATGCCTATATCGATTGGAAAAATGCTCAGTCCAATGCTTTGAAGTAGTCGTAGATTTCATTTGACAGTCTACCAAAGGCGACGATGTCAAGATTTTCAGCACGTATGCTTGGAGAAATAGCTAGCTTCTCACAAATCGCCTTAAAGGCATCCTTATCGATACCCATGGTGGACGTTACTGTATTCAGTAACGTCTTTCTGCGTTTAGCGAAAGACGCCTTCACCGTTTTAAAGAACATTTCCCGAGAGACGACATCCACCGGAGGATTCTCTCTGATTTTAAGTCGGATCACCGAGGATTCGACATTGGGTTGAGGTACAAAAACGGTTCTTGGAACCTTAAAGAGCACGCTAGGCTCCGCATAAAACTGAACTGCCACAGAAAGCGAACCGTAGGTCTTGTTGTCCTTATCAGCACTCATCCTGTCAGCCACTTCTTTTTGGATCATCACGACGATATCCGACACAGGGATGCCGTCTTCAAGAAACTTCATGATGATGGGTGTGGTGATATAATAGGGAAGGTTGGCGACAACCTTCACTTTTTCACATTCAGAGAACTTTTCAGCGATCAGGGCTTTCAAATCGAGTTTAAGCACATCTTCCTTAATTAGTTCAAAATGCGGTGCACTGCCGAAATGGGATTCAAGTATCGGCCACAGCATTCTGTCGATTTCGACAGAAACCACTTTTTTCGCACGGTTCAGCAGCGCTTCGGTCAAAGATCCGATGCCGGGTCCGATTTCCAGCACGCCGTCATTCGGACCGATCTGCGCGCCGTCCGCGATATTTTCTACAATGTTGGAGTCGATCAGAAAGTTCTGCCCTAAACTCTTTGAAAAATTCACACCGTGTTGTTCCATGGTGGATTTTATATAATGAAAAGATGTTAATTTACTCATGATTATCCTCATATTCTTCAATAAATTTCAGTACGCGCTCGCGCTCTATCTGGTACTTGTTCAACCTTGCCAGAAACTGTTTTCCGTTACCGTAACCGATGCTTAGATGCTTTCCAAGCGCGATTCTCTTTGCCTTTGAATCCTCTTCCCCGACAAGCCCTAAAAGAATCAGGTCCTTGTTAGTGTAAAGAGTTTCCATACTGTCACTCTGCGCGTGTGCCCCCATCAGTGCGGACAAGATAGCTTGTCCAGAAGCGTTCTCCACACCTATATTTCCAGCTCTGGTTCCTTCTTCACGGGTGATGTAGGCTTGCTTGACATTGCCCTTTATGATCGCAGTGAGTTGCTTTCTGATCTTGTTTCCAACAAAATCCGGATCGGTGAAGATGATCACCCCAAGCGTATCCGCTGCAAATTGAATCCTCTTTATCGTGCTTTCCGATAAACCGTACCCGTGGGTGATGATGATCTGCGCGTCCACAAACTGTTTGATGTTCGCCTCGTCATCCCTGCCTTCGACCACGATGATTTCTTTTATCCGCATTTTATTTTCCATAACCGACAATTAAATGATCCTCTACCTTTTCATCGAGTACATAGACTCTGACATTTCGTCTTCCATAGCGTCTTGCTGATGAGTTGTCTCCAATAAACAAATCGATGCGATTTCCCTTGATGGCTCCGCCTGTATCCTCTGCGGATGAAAATCCATAATCTCTTGTGTAATCGAGCGACTCGACATAGAGCACGCTTCCAAGCGGCACTACCTTGGGATCCACAGCCACTACGCCGGGTCTTGCATGCGTTCCCGATCTTGTGATTCCATAAAGCGGATGGTCGGGATATTTCCCACAACTTGCGAACGACAGGTCATATGCTGTCGCCTGCATCGTATAAACCGCCTTCACGGCATATGGCGCTCCCGTAGGTGTGACAAATAGATTTTCTTTCCCCAACTGATAGACTCTAGAAGTCGGTAGACTGATCTGTGAGTCGCCGACGATTTCGGATTGGAACCACTGCCCGTTTTCCATATACTCGTTGATCTTGACGATTCTTTGACCGCTAGATCCGTCGCTCACCAGTTTGGTAGTTCCAGCTTCCAGTTCACTGCTGACTTTGTAAAGGATGGGCGCTGTCGTTTCAAGCACCTTTTCGCTGTGCTCTTTTTGCACACGGTCCAGATAGATGACTTCACCTGCTGCAACTGGAGCCTTCAATCCGGGTCTGACCCTATCGAGGTCTGTCAAGACGATATTCGCGTCCATCAGGATATCGGCGACCCGCCTGCCTGTCGTATAGACGGTCTGAAGATGTTCTCCTGTCTGGATGGTAACCTGCTTGGCCCGTTCAATGACAATCCGTTCATTTTTTTTAAGCTTATCCCCTAGTCCGTGTGATAATTTATCATAGGACTCGATAGTGACCTTTGAAAGCTCTAGAATCCTATCCACACGGTGATGTATGGTATAGACATCATAGACCACATTGCCGTCTTCAATCGTATAATGTGCCATCAGCACTACTTTTAACCCAAGACCGATTGACAACATGATACAGACAATCAGTATCGGAAGTTGCCACGGTAACCGCTTTTTCATCTTCTCACCTACTTGATTTTAAAAAACCGTTTTGCATTCTCTTTGGTTGCGGCTGCGACTTCCTCATATGTCACACCCTTTAGCTTGGCCATCTCCTCGCACACGAAATGAACATAGGCGGGCTCGTTTCTTCTTCCTCTAAAGGGCATGGGTGTCAGATAAGGCGCATCCGTTTCTATCATCAGCCTGTCTAGCGGCACCGCTTCGACCACTTCGTGGCTTTTTCTCGCATTTTTGTACGTCAAGGGTCCTGCGATTGAAAGATACGCGCCGAGTTTGACGTATTGCTTGGCAAGTTCTGCACTTCCGGAGAAGCAGTGCATCAAAACGCCTGTCTCAAAGGCCTGCTCCTTTTTCAAAATATCCAGCACATCCTGATTGGCCTCCCTGTCATGGATGATGATCGGAAGTCCCAAGGTCTGTGCCATCCTTATTTGTTCGATAAAGACTTGCTTTTGAATATCTCTTGGAGAATTGTCGTAGTGGTAATCAAGACCGATCTCGCCGATCGCCTTTACCTTATCCTCTTTGGCAAGCTGCTCGATCATCTCAAGTACCATCTGATCGACATCCTTCGCATCGTGCGGATGTACTCCG
Proteins encoded:
- a CDS encoding 3D domain-containing protein, which translates into the protein MKKRLPWQLPILIVCIMLSIGLGLKVVLMAHYTIEDGNVVYDVYTIHHRVDRILELSKVTIESYDKLSHGLGDKLKKNERIVIERAKQVTIQTGEHLQTVYTTGRRVADILMDANIVLTDLDRVRPGLKAPVAAGEVIYLDRVQKEHSEKVLETTAPILYKVSSELEAGTTKLVSDGSSGQRIVKINEYMENGQWFQSEIVGDSQISLPTSRVYQLGKENLFVTPTGAPYAVKAVYTMQATAYDLSFASCGKYPDHPLYGITRSGTHARPGVVAVDPKVVPLGSVLYVESLDYTRDYGFSSAEDTGGAIKGNRIDLFIGDNSSARRYGRRNVRVYVLDEKVEDHLIVGYGK
- a CDS encoding glutaredoxin family protein: MKNVVIYTSNTCGYCHEAKRYLDAKGVSYSEKNVSTDMEARKELMDQGFMGVPVIQVEEDIVQGFDKKRLDELLG
- the rnmV gene encoding ribonuclease M5; the encoded protein is MRIKEIIVVEGRDDEANIKQFVDAQIIITHGYGLSESTIKRIQFAADTLGVIIFTDPDFVGNKIRKQLTAIIKGNVKQAYITREEGTRAGNIGVENASGQAILSALMGAHAQSDSMETLYTNKDLILLGLVGEEDSKAKRIALGKHLSIGYGNGKQFLARLNKYQIERERVLKFIEEYEDNHE
- the rsmA gene encoding 16S rRNA (adenine(1518)-N(6)/adenine(1519)-N(6))-dimethyltransferase RsmA, which gives rise to MSKLTSFHYIKSTMEQHGVNFSKSLGQNFLIDSNIVENIADGAQIGPNDGVLEIGPGIGSLTEALLNRAKKVVSVEIDRMLWPILESHFGSAPHFELIKEDVLKLDLKALIAEKFSECEKVKVVANLPYYITTPIIMKFLEDGIPVSDIVVMIQKEVADRMSADKDNKTYGSLSVAVQFYAEPSVLFKVPRTVFVPQPNVESSVIRLKIRENPPVDVVSREMFFKTVKASFAKRRKTLLNTVTSTMGIDKDAFKAICEKLAISPSIRAENLDIVAFGRLSNEIYDYFKALD
- a CDS encoding Crp/Fnr family transcriptional regulator gives rise to the protein METNWVNDCILFRGFDKKELEDTIRLRFLRFKSYKKGEVIVHEGDPVTGIGIVREGTAEIQSIYPSGKVLTLVRLSRGDVFGEAVVFSKNPTYPVTVVALTDITVGFIATDLLLELFHDYPLALNNYLNVLSNKLTTMNKKIKNLSLDTIRKRVANFLLMQYKNKGTKMFQTGLTRKSMADLMGIQRPSLSRELMKMKEDGLIDYDGETFKILDIERLEESLN
- the recU gene encoding Holliday junction resolvase RecU, translated to MTVWKTRGKRGDALEDLILLSNDFYQTHGIARVDKAATPVTVVELDGKGLITKAYFEKKATIDFYGIVQGIYITFDAKETHQKSLPLKNIHAHQVDYMRDVTRQGGLAFLIVHFKHDDTYYLLPFELLETYYQKAQFGGRKSIPYTEMADEFKIKREKNGILAYLNAVNAYIDWKNAQSNALK
- a CDS encoding TatD family hydrolase, whose product is MLFDSHTHLDDRRFDDDRDQVIKRALDRGVELMMNPGADLASSKRAVELAKKYDMVYAAVGVHPHDAKDVDQMVLEMIEQLAKEDKVKAIGEIGLDYHYDNSPRDIQKQVFIEQIRMAQTLGLPIIIHDREANQDVLDILKKEQAFETGVLMHCFSGSAELAKQYVKLGAYLSIAGPLTYKNARKSHEVVEAVPLDRLMIETDAPYLTPMPFRGRRNEPAYVHFVCEEMAKLKGVTYEEVAAATKENAKRFFKIK